Proteins found in one Pseudomonas marvdashtae genomic segment:
- a CDS encoding LPS-assembly protein LptD, translated as MALKSPAFRKKFPLLVTGSLLALQPLASSFVVAAQQYDCSVSASGAWDCSPKTPAAALPPRPVHEGSAVADSGSAPAESGSSEEAGEKPMLVTEAKGRGLKSRSADYSHLDWVPRENLTPAQLAETGPYCAGAYIEPTRPGMNDKTAKSDAPTFLGAKASRYEQEQQVATLAGDVVMRQGSMQVEADEASLYQAENRGELNGNVRVRDNGALIVGDHADVQLDTGEAKVDNAEYVMHKSRIRGNALYARRAENAIIRLKDGTYTTCEPGSNAWSLKGNNITLNPATGFGTATNVTLRVKDIPVLYTPYIYFPIDDRRQSGFLPPTIGSGSDTGFLLVTPYYFNLAPNYDATLYPRYMSKRGLLMEGEFRYLTPTSEGQFGAAYLNDEEDERAKQSDYSKTRYMYNWQHKGGLDSRVLTEVDYTKISDPYYFQDLQTDQIGVESKDYVNQQGVVSYRGDNYTARLNAQAYQMATISKITPYNRLPQITFNGSLPDHPYGLDFAYKTELVRFDRDLRTGDYTDEDGNTDPFLDNNIRGLARANGDRLNLAPVVSLPMTASYGYIKPSLKYQYTQYDLDLDSRGQAQVASQSAEADRLRGTYSSSQSRGVPIASIDSGLYFDRDTQWFGSNYRQTLEPRLFYLYVPEKDQSDIPVFDTSESTFSYSSLFRDNRFTGSDRVGDENKLSLGVTSRWIEENGFERQRISVGQALYFKDREVQLPGIDFKTREDAKSDVSPYALEYEFRWNRDWRTTASYNWDPDTHSPRSGSAMFHYQPEDNPNKVINAGYRYRNDQVRYDEATGQWQVGGGDYGTPGTPGYVKDYYKIKQHDFSVIWPIVPQWNAISRWQYDYNRNRTLEAFGGFEYDNCCWKLRLINRYWVDYEEFSQAAPENEKGDHGIFLQIVLKGLGGLTGAKVESFLDKGIQGYREREDQAF; from the coding sequence ATGGCATTGAAATCCCCCGCGTTTCGTAAAAAATTTCCGTTGCTGGTCACCGGCAGTCTGCTGGCCCTGCAACCCCTGGCCTCTTCATTCGTCGTCGCGGCGCAGCAGTATGACTGCTCCGTCTCCGCTTCGGGTGCCTGGGACTGTTCACCCAAGACTCCGGCCGCCGCATTGCCGCCGCGTCCCGTGCATGAAGGCAGCGCGGTCGCCGACAGCGGCAGCGCCCCGGCCGAGAGCGGTTCAAGTGAAGAAGCCGGCGAAAAACCGATGCTCGTCACCGAAGCCAAGGGCCGAGGCCTGAAGTCGCGCAGTGCAGACTACAGTCACCTGGACTGGGTTCCGCGCGAAAACCTCACGCCTGCGCAACTGGCTGAAACCGGCCCTTACTGCGCCGGCGCGTATATCGAACCGACGCGCCCCGGCATGAACGACAAGACGGCCAAAAGCGACGCCCCGACGTTCCTGGGCGCCAAGGCTTCGCGCTATGAGCAGGAACAGCAGGTGGCAACCCTCGCCGGTGACGTCGTCATGCGCCAGGGCAGCATGCAGGTCGAGGCCGACGAGGCCAGCCTGTACCAGGCCGAGAACCGCGGCGAGCTGAACGGCAACGTGCGCGTGCGTGACAACGGTGCGCTGATTGTCGGCGATCACGCCGATGTGCAGTTGGACACTGGCGAAGCCAAGGTCGACAACGCCGAGTACGTGATGCACAAGTCGCGTATCCGTGGTAACGCCCTTTATGCGCGCCGCGCCGAAAACGCGATCATCCGTCTCAAGGACGGTACGTACACCACGTGCGAACCGGGCAGCAACGCGTGGTCGCTCAAGGGCAACAACATCACCTTGAACCCGGCCACCGGTTTCGGCACCGCGACCAACGTGACGCTGCGAGTCAAGGACATTCCGGTCCTGTATACGCCTTACATCTACTTCCCGATCGACGACCGCCGTCAGTCCGGCTTCCTGCCGCCGACCATCGGCAGCGGCAGCGATACCGGCTTCCTGCTGGTCACTCCGTACTACTTCAACCTGGCACCGAACTACGACGCCACGTTGTACCCGCGCTACATGAGCAAGCGCGGCCTGTTGATGGAAGGCGAATTCCGTTACCTGACTCCGACCAGCGAAGGTCAGTTCGGCGCCGCGTACCTCAACGACGAAGAAGACGAACGCGCCAAGCAGTCCGACTACAGCAAGACCCGCTATATGTACAACTGGCAGCACAAGGGCGGCTTGGATTCGCGCGTGCTGACGGAAGTCGACTACACCAAGATCAGCGATCCGTATTACTTCCAGGATCTGCAGACCGATCAGATTGGCGTCGAGTCCAAGGACTATGTGAATCAGCAGGGTGTGGTCAGCTATCGCGGCGACAACTACACCGCGCGGCTGAATGCCCAGGCTTACCAGATGGCGACGATTTCGAAGATCACGCCATATAACCGCCTGCCTCAGATTACCTTCAACGGCTCGCTGCCCGACCACCCGTATGGCCTGGACTTCGCTTACAAGACTGAACTGGTGCGGTTTGATCGTGATTTGCGGACCGGTGACTACACCGACGAAGACGGTAATACTGATCCGTTCCTTGACAACAACATCCGCGGTTTGGCCAGGGCTAATGGCGACCGCCTGAACCTGGCACCTGTAGTCAGCCTGCCGATGACGGCAAGCTATGGCTATATCAAACCGTCGCTCAAGTACCAGTACACCCAATATGACCTGGACTTGGATAGCAGAGGCCAAGCACAGGTTGCTTCGCAGAGCGCCGAAGCTGACCGCCTGCGCGGCACCTACAGCAGTAGCCAGAGCCGTGGTGTTCCGATCGCCAGCATCGACAGCGGCCTGTATTTCGACCGCGATACCCAATGGTTCGGCAGCAACTACCGCCAGACCCTGGAACCTCGCCTGTTCTACCTCTACGTACCAGAGAAGGACCAGAGCGATATTCCGGTGTTCGATACCAGCGAATCGACCTTCAGCTATTCCTCGCTGTTCCGGGACAACCGCTTCACCGGCTCCGACCGTGTCGGCGACGAGAACAAGCTGTCCCTGGGCGTGACCAGCCGCTGGATCGAAGAAAACGGCTTCGAGCGCCAGCGCATCAGCGTCGGCCAGGCCCTTTATTTCAAGGACCGCGAAGTCCAACTGCCGGGTATCGACTTCAAGACACGTGAAGACGCCAAGTCGGACGTTTCCCCGTACGCGTTGGAATACGAATTCCGCTGGAACCGCGATTGGCGCACCACGGCTTCCTACAACTGGGACCCGGACACCCACAGCCCTCGCTCGGGCAGCGCGATGTTCCACTACCAGCCTGAGGACAACCCGAACAAGGTCATCAACGCCGGTTACCGCTATCGCAACGACCAGGTCCGCTACGACGAGGCCACGGGTCAATGGCAAGTGGGCGGCGGCGACTACGGTACGCCGGGCACGCCTGGCTACGTGAAGGACTACTACAAGATCAAGCAGCACGATTTCTCGGTCATCTGGCCGATCGTGCCGCAGTGGAACGCAATCAGCCGCTGGCAGTATGACTACAACCGCAACCGTACCCTGGAAGCCTTCGGTGGTTTCGAATACGACAACTGCTGCTGGAAACTGCGCCTGATCAACCGTTACTGGGTCGACTATGAAGAGTTCAGTCAAGCCGCCCCGGAAAACGAAAAAGGCGACCACGGCATCTTCCTACAAATTGTTCTGAAGGGACTCGGCGGCCTGACCGGCGCCAAGGTAGAGAGCTTCCTCGACAAAGGCATCCAAGGTTATCGTGAACGTGAAGATCAAGCTTTCTGA